CAGCGCGGAGGAAGCATCCGCCCTGGGTACCCTCCTGGGCTCTGCCCAACTCATCGCCCAGCTTTCGGCCGAACAAAAGGACGTTGCGGGCATCACCACGCACCAGATCCTGATCCGGCCGGGCTCCGCGTACGCGGGGCGCCCATTGGGGGACACGCAGATGCGCACCCTGACCGGAACCTCCATCGTGGCGCTGCTGCGCGGCGACGAGGTCATTGGATCCCCGCGCCCGGATCAGGTCCTGGAGGTCGGGGACCTGGTGGTCATTGTCGGCACGGAGACGGGCCTGGCGGAAGCGGCCCGCATCCTGCAGTCCAGATTGTAGGTCTGCCGTGGATCCAACCACCCTTTCCCTCATCCAGCTTGGCGTTGTGTTTTTCGCGCTGGGCTTTCTGGGAAGGATGGCCGGACGCATCGGCATGTCACCGGTGCCGCTGTACCTCTTGGGCGGCCTGGCCTTTGGGCACGGTGGGCTCATCGACTTTGGCAGCATTAACGATTTTGCGCACATCGCCAGCGAGATCGGCGTCATCCTGCTGCTGCTCATGCTCGGCCTGGAATATACGGCCCGCGAGCTGGTCACCGGTCTGCGCCAGTCCTGGATGGCAGGCCTGCTGGACCTGGTGCTGAACATGGCGCCGGGCGTGGCCGTGGCGTTCATGCTCGGCTGGGGTCCGGTGGGCGCCCTGGTCATGGCCGGCATCACCTACAGCTCTTCCTCCGGGATCGTTGCCAAGGTGCTGGGCGATCTGGGCCGGCTCGGCAACCGGGAAACGCCCGTGGTGCTGGCCATCCTCGTGATCGAGGACCTGGCCATGGCCGCCTACCTCCCCATCCTGACGGCAGTCCTCGCCGGGGTGTCCTTCCTGGGCGGGTTGACCGCCGTCGGCATTTCCCTGGCCGTCATTACGGCGGTCCTCCTGGGTGCCCTGCGGTACGGGCACATTGTCTCCAACGTCCTGGAAAGTCCGGACCGGGAATCGTTCCTGCTGAAGCTGCTGGGCGCTGCCCTGCTCGTGGCGGGCGTTGCGTCGGCCCTGCAGGTTTCCGCCGCCGTGGGGGCGTTCCTGCTGGGAATCGCCATTTCCGGCGGCACCGCGCAGAACGCCTCCCGGGTGCTCGAACCCCTGCGGGACCTCTTTGCCGCCATGTTCTTTGTGTTGTTCGGCCTGAACACCGATCCCCATTCCATCCCGCCCGTGCTGGGTTTTGCGCTGCTCCTGGCCGTGGTTTCCGCGGCAACGAAGGTGGTCACGGGCTGGTGGGCGGCCCGCCGGCAGGGCATCGCCACCCTGGGGCAGGCGCGTGCCGGTGCCGCGCTCATAGCCCGTGGCGAGTTCTCCATTGTTATTGCCGGGCTGGCCGTGGCCTCCGGCGCCGTGCCGAAGGAATTGGCCGCCCTGGCCACCACCTACGTGCTGATCATGGCCGTGTTCGGGCCCGTGGCCGCCCGCTACGTGGAGCCGCTGGTCCGCCTCTTTCAGGGCAAGAAGGCCGCCGGGAAGGAACCGGAGGTCATCTTTTAGGGTTTGAGGAAGCGCGACGCCGGAACCCGGCTGCCAAGGCGGCCCCCCGTTGCGCCGTGCGGCGGTGTCCGGGAGGTCGGCAAACATCCGCTAGACTTTTGTTCGAAGCACCCCCGCCTCGAAGGAAATCCACGGCGGATGGCAGCTTTTGCGGGCGTAGCTCAATGGTAGAGCGCTAGCTTCCCAAGCTCGATACGCGGGTTCGATTCCCGTCGCCCGCTCTCCCCAGACCGGTGTCCCTGTTGCTCAGAACAGGGGCACTGTTTTCATGTAGCGCAGCTTCCACCCGTCCGAGTCCTCAGCGGGTTCGTGCTGTAAGGTCAGGGCTATGGGACCATCTTCGGTCCCACCTTCAGGGAGCTGACATGGGCGACAAATCACCACGGCAAACCGCGTCAAAGAAATCCAGCAAGTCCATCAAGGAAAAGCGCGCCGACAAGCGGGCCGATGGCGCCGGCTCGGGAATCGCGGACAAACCCACTCCCGCAAAGAAAAAATGACCGCCGCAGGCACCGGGTTGCGGCTCGGCGTCCTGGGGACGTCGCGCAAGCCTGACGAGCGCCGGGCCCCCATCCACCCTGAGCACCTTCTCCGCATCGATGCGGACATCCGGGCCGGCATGGTGGTCGAGGAAGGCTACGGCGCCCAGTTCGGCGTTTCGGACGCCGCCCTGGGCAAACTGGTCGGCGCCGTGGCGCCACGCCAAGACGTGGTGGCAGGCTCCGACGTCGTGCTCTTGCCCAAGCCTCAGGCCTCCGACCTGGCGGAGCTGAGGGACGGCCAGGTGCTGTGGGGGTGGCCACATTGCGTGCAGGACCGCGCCATCACCCAGCTGGCCATTGACAAGAAACTCACCTTGATTGCCTTTGAGGCCATGAACCATTGGGGGTCCGACGGCGGTTTTGGGCTGCATGTTTTCCACAAGAACAACGAGCTTGCCGGGTATTCGTCGATCATGCATTCGCTGGCGCTGATCGGCTCCACCGGTGACTACGGGCGCCGGCTCAAGGCGGTGGTCATTGGCTTCGGCGCCACGGCCCGGGGCGCTGTCACGGCGCTGAGCGCCTTGGGCGTCCACGACGTCCAGGTGCTGACCAGCCGCAGCGTGGCTGCCGTGGCCTCCCCCATCCACTCCGCCGAGATGGTGCAGTTCGATTTCGCCCCGGATCCTCCCCACACCGGCTTCGTCATGCTCGACGACGGCGACGCACCGCTGGCCGCGTTCCTCGCCGAGGCGGACATCGTGGTCAACTGCACGCTGCAGGACCCGAACGCGCCCATGACGTATCTGGCCGAGGACGACCTGGCGGGTTTCCGGCCCGGCAGCCTGATTGTCGATGTCTCCTGCGACGAGGGCATGGGCTTCAGCTGGGCCCGCAGCACCAGCTTTGCCCACCCCGTGTTTACCGTCGGGGACCACGTCAACTACTACGCAGTGGACCACAGCCCCTCCTACCTGTGGAATTCGGCCACCTGGGAAATCAGCGGGGCCGTGCTGCCGTTCCTCGAACCGGTCCTCGCCGGCCCGTCGGCGTGGGAGGGCAATGAGACCATCCGGCGCGCCATTGAAATCCGCGACGGCGTCATCGGCAACCCCGCCATCCTCCAGTTCCAGCGGCGCCAGGCAGGCTACCCGCACCTGCCCCTGGGGTAGGCCGGGCGCTGGGGTGCGCCCAGTACCCTGGGACAGCCCAGCTGGGCCGCGACCAAGCCGGAGTTATCCGGCGGCGGGCAGCGTCGGCTCAAACAGTTCAATCAGGTTGCCGGAGGGGTCTTCCACGAGCACCTGCCGGCCGCCCACCCCATTGACCACCCCGGACCGCAGGACCACCCCGGCCGCTTCCAGCCGTGCCGCCTGCACGGCCACGTCTTCCACCTCGAGGGAGAACCGGTTCCAGCCGCCCGGCGTCGGAAGCGTGCCGTCGGCCAGCGCCCGGCCGCCTCCGCCGGGAGCGCCGCTGGCATCGGTGGCACCGGGCGCGCTGAGCAGCAGCCGCAGGGTCCCGCGGGACAACATGGCAAATCCCGGGGCAGGGTGCATCACCTCCGCAAAACCCAGCTGCCCCACGTAAAACCCGATGGCGGCATCGACATCGTCCACGATGTACCGGATGCTGGCTTGTTCCATGGCGGCACCACTTCCTTTCCTTCCACGATACGCCCGCGCGTAGCATGAGCAGCATGGTTGATTCATTGACCCGGGACCAGCGCCACAGGGTCATGGCGAACATCAAGGGCAAGGACACCAAGCCGGAAATGCTGGTCCGCCGGCTGCTTTTCGGACAGGGCTACCGCTACCGGCTTCATGTAGCGGGGCTGCCGGGCACACCGGACATCGTCTTTAGCGGCCGCCGCAAGGCCATCTTCGTCAACGGATGTTTTTGGCACTCGCATTCATGCCCGAACGGCACCCGCAAACCCCTGACGAACCCTGAATTTTGGGACGCGAAGCGGACCCGGACCGTGGCGCGTGACGCCCAGGCACTCATCCTCCTTGACGAGCTGGGGTGGGGCACCTACACCGTATGGGAATGCCAGCTGAAAGCCCCGGACGATGTGGCCGGTGCCTTGTTCAGCTTTCTGGGACCACCACGGCAGGACAGGCTGCCGGAAAGTTAAATGCGGCGACTTCAGGTGCCAATAACCTTTTGCCCCTAGCCCCGACGGCGTCCACGTCATATGCTCAAGGATATTGCTTCGCTGTACACGTGAAAAGGTGATGTCATTGGGGATGCTCGAAGGGGAAATGGTTCCGGACGAAGGACGGCAGCCGCAAACGGCGCCCGCTATGCGCAGGCCGTGGACGCCGTCGGGATTTTGGCCGCACCAGCGCACCCGTCAGGCACCGGCGGCCACGGACCTTGCGCTCAACGGTATTGGCGCACCAGCGGGCATTCAAACGGATCTACTGCCGTCAGTCCAACCCGATTGAGGTAGGCCACCACCGCCGCGTAGGACTGCAGAAGCGACGTTTCCGTGAACGGAATGCCGTTCCTTTTGCACGCTTGGCGGACCAGTTCATTGCTGCGGCGCAACTCCGGCCGGGCCATGTCCGGGAACAGGTGGTGCTCCACCTGGTGGTTCAACCCGCCCAACAGCGTATCCATGAAAAATCCGCCGCGAATGTTCCTGCTCGTCACCACCTGCCGCGTCAGGAAATCCACCCGGCTGCCCGCCTCCAGAACAGGCATGCCCTTATGGTTCGGGGCGAATGACGCCCCCATGTAGAAACCGAACACGGCCATCTGCACGCCCACGAACGCCAGCGCCATGTCCCAGGGCAGCATCATCAGGAGCACGGCGAGCAGGGCGCCAAACCGCAGCACCAGCAGGCTGATCTCCACGTAGCGGTACCGCACGCCGCGGCGGCCCAGCAGGGTCTTGAGTGAGTCCAGGACCAGACTGAAGCCGAGGAACAGGATCACCGGGAACAGCAGCGTGCCCTGGTGCCGGGTGAACACGGCGGCCAGGCCGTGCTTGGTTGCCGCGCCCTCCTCGTGGAACGCTATGACGCCCGTGTGGATGTCCGGGTCCTTGCCCTTCGTGTTGGGGTTTTGGTGGTGGGCGGTATGTTTTTTCACCCACATCGCATAGCTCATGCCGACCAGCAGCGGGCCCATGATCCGTGCGGACCAGTCGTTCACACGCCCGGAGGCAAAGATCTGGTGGTGTGCGGCCTCATGCGCCAGAAACGCGAACTGGGTGAACAGGATGCCCAACACGGCGGCGATCAGCAGCTGGAACCAGGTCCGGCCCAGCAGGACGAAACCGGTGCCGGCAGCTCCCAGCGCCAGCAGCAGGACAATGAAGAGCGTCACGTAGAACGTACGACGACGGCGCATCAGCCCCGCCGCCCGTACCGACTTCAGCAAGGCGGAGTAAGTTTCAACGACCGGGTTGATGGAGTTTGGCATGATGTGCGCCTCGGATAGCTCTGTAGTACGTTGGGTGGCCTTCCGGGGTCTGGGGCGCCAATTTAAGATTACCTCTCTGCCGGGACAGCGGGAAGGGGTGCGGCGAGACTGATGAAAAGTGCTCGCGAAAAGGGGTGCACGCCTACTGGATCGCCCGGGGGGCAATATACAGCGGCGCCCTCAGGCTGCGCAGGTTGACCTTGAGCGTCAACTGCCCGCGCCGCGCCAGGACGGCTCCGATGGTGGCTGCAGCCAGGGCGGGCATGGCCCCGGCGATCAGCATGGCCGACTCGACGCTCAGGTGTTCGGCGAGCCACCCCATGAGCGGGCCGCCCAGCGCCTGTCCGCCGATGAGGACCATGATGTACAGGCTCATGACCCGGCCGCGCACCAGCACGTTGGTCGACATCTGCACCAGCTGGTTGGCATTGGTCAGAAACATCAACGAGGCGAAGCCGGCCACCACCATCACCATGCCAAAGGTGACCATGTTTGGTGACAGTGAGGCGACCATGAGCACCACGCCGTAGGCGCCGGCCGCGGACATGACCGTGCGCAGCCGAAGGACGGCAATCCGGGTCGAGGTGAGGGCGCCGGCCAGCGCGCCCAGCGCAACGAGGGTGTTGAGCAGCCCGTAACCCCCGGGGCCGGCGTGGAACACATTGTTGGCGTAGGCCGCCATGAGCACGGCCAGGCTCAGGCCAAAGACGGCGAAGAACCCTGCCATGACGGCCGGCCAGAAGATGGTGGGCTTGGCGAGGGCGTAGCGGACGCCTTCCATCAGCTGACCCCTGGAGCGCTTGACCGGGGCCATCTTGACGAGTTCCTGCGGGCGGATAAAGATCAGCGAACAGACGGTGATGCAGCATGCCACGGCGTTGGCGGCGAATGCCCAGCCGCCCCCCACCGCCGTGATGAGAATGCCGCTGACGGCCGGGCCGATCATCCCGCCCATTTGGAAGATGGAGGAGTTCAGGCTGATGGCATTGCGCAGCTGGCGGGGGCCGACAAGTTCATTGACAAAGACCTGACGGGCGGGCTGGTCCGCCACCACCACCAGGCCCAACACGAAAGCGATCACGTAAATGTGCCATACCTGCAGGTGCCCGGTCAGGGCAAGGACGGCCATCATGGCGGCGAGGACGCCGGCCGAACCCTGGCTGATCATGAGGATCAACCGCTTCGAGTACCTGTCGGCCAGGATTCCGCCCAACGGCATGAGGACCAGGGAGGGGATGAACTGCATGAAGACGGTGATGCCCACGGCCGTGACGGAGCCGGAGAGTTCCAGCACCATCCAGTCCTGTGCCACACGCTGCATCCACACCGCGATGACGGCGAGCAGGTTCGCGGAGGCAAATACGCGGTAGTTGCGGATCTTGAGCGAGGAGAAGGTCTGGCTCCACGGCGGACGCGTGGCGACGAGGTTGATGGGCGCTGTCAGGGCAGAATTCAGGGTTGCTGGGGGCGGCGTCAAGGCGGAGGTCCGTAAGGTGTGAGGGGCGGGTGTGGGAGGGGAGGAATTTTGGCTCCCTTTAAGCCTAGGCAGCACGGGCTCATACCGAAAGGGTATGGTGATTATAAGTAGCATTACAGATCGTAATGATGAGGCAGGCACTAAATGCATGACACACCCACGTTCGACCCGGTGCAGCTGAAGAGCTTTCTGGCAGTCGCCGAAACCCGGAACTTCACCCGGGCCGCAGAACGTCTGGGCATCAGCCAGCCGACGGTCAGCCAGCACGTCCGTAAGTTGGAGCAGGCGGCCAAGCGCGTACTGGTGGCCCGGGACACCCGCGATGTGCGCCTGACGGACAACGGCGATGCGATGGCCGGCTTCGCCCGCACCATCCTGGCCGCGAACGACGCCGCCACGCGCTACTTTTCCGGCGCGGCCATGCGGGGGCGGCTGCGCTTCGGCACGGCGGACGATCTCGCCATCACCGGCCTTCCCCGCATCCTTCGCGAGTTCCGACAGCTGTATCCACAGATCAACCTGGAGCTCACCGTCAGCCAAAGCGACCAACTGCACCGGCGGCTGAAGGCCGGCCAGTTGGATCTGGTATTCGTGAAGTGGGTGTCCGGTGCCCAGGAAGGCGAGGTGGTCAAGCAGGACACGTTCGCCTGGGTCGGGCTGGAACAAACAGTCCTGGAGCCCGGCTCTCCCGTCCCGGTCATCGTGTACCCTGCGCCCAGCCTGAGCCGCCGGTTGGCATTGGACGCGCTGGAGTACGCCGGGCGGACGTGGCGGATCACCTGTTCCACGAAGCAAATCAGCGGCGTGCTGGCGGCGCTAAGGGCCGGCATCGGCATCGCGGTCATGCCGACGTCGCTGGTCCCGGACGATCTCAAGGTCATCACCAAGCGCTTCGACCTGCCGCCCGTGGGTGACGTCGACTTCACGCTGATCCGCAACCCGCTCGCCAACACCGAGGTGGTGGATGCGCTGACGCAGGCCATCATGGGGCGCAAGCTCACCCCCCTCAGCCGGCGATAGGTGCGTAAGCAGTCTCACAGACCACGCTTGCACCACCACGGTAGACTGGTGGCGTTATGAACCGAACCATGTTTAAGTCCAAGATCCACCGTGCCACGGTGACCCACGCCGACCTGCACTACGTAGGCTCCGTCACCGTTGATGCGGATCTGCTGGACGCCGCGGACATCCTGCCCGGCGAGCTGGTCTCCATTGTGGACATCACCAACGGCGCCCGCCTGGAAACGTACACCATTGCGGGCGAGCGCGGCTCGGGCGTCATCGGCATCAACGGTGCCGCCGCACACCTGGTCAACGTGGATGACCTGGTCATCATGATCACCTACGCCCAAATGAGCGACGCCGAGGCCCGCGACTACGTGCCCACCGTGGTCCACGTGGACGCCGGGAACAAGATCGTGAAGCTGGGCACCGACCCGGCCGAGGCCGTCACCGAAGGCCTGCTCCGCCCCGCCTTCGCACGCTAATACTCGTTGGCCGCGCTTGTCCTGGATTTCAACAGGCTCAATCACCGGCTGTCGCGCCACGAGTGCGCGGGCGCGTAGCCGATCACCCGGCGCGCCGCGTCGATCGACAACAGCGTTTCGTGCCCTTGGACCTCGCGCCGCCGCTCCAGTTCCGGGAAGAATTCGTCCAGCAGCTCAGCGGACGGGCGATCCATGACGGTGTCCGCGGCAGCAATGATCAGGTTTTCGCTCCCGCTGCTGTCGGCTTCGACGGCGTTGCGGCAGGCGGCACCGACGTCACGGGCGTCCACGTAGCCCCACAGGTTCCAGGCCCGGGACATGGGATCGGCCCAGAATCCGGGGACCCGCGCATAGTCATCCTCGGTGAAGATGTTGGTCAGGCGCAGGCCCACAAACGGGATCCCGGACCACGCCGCAAACTGGGCCGCAGCGGCCTCACTCAGCACCTTCGAGAGCGCATACGTTGAGGAAGGGTGGGGGAAATGGGCCTCGTCGACGGGCGCATAGCGCAGGGTCCCGCCGTCGTCCGCGAACGGCAGGCCCAGCGTGGTCTCACTCGACGCCCACACCACGCGGGCCAGCCCCAGCGCCTGTGCGGCCAGGAACACGTTGTGGTTCATGGCGGTGTTGCGGTTGAGGGTCTCGGCCGGCGGGAACATGCCCGGCTCGGGAATGTTGGCCAGATGGACGACGGCGTCCGCGCCGGTCAGTGCCTGCAGCGCCTGACCGTAGTCGGTCAGGTCGGCACGCATCGTGGGAGCGCCCAGATCCGAGTTGCGGCCCACCGGCCCGGCAATGTCGCAGGCCAGGACGTTGTATCCATGCGCCAGAAAGTCAGCGACCGCCGCGCGACCGGCCTTGCCGTGGGCACCTGTGACGGCGACGGTCTTGCGGGGAAGGACACTCATGACGACTCCTTGTGGCGTGGGTGATGTGCTGTGGATGCGCCCTTTCAGCTTAGGCTTGGGAGGTGCCGAACGTGAATGACCGCTGCCAACCGCGGCCGTGCTAGCCGTCGTCGAGGGGTTTTCGGTCGTTTGGCTCATCATCCTGGTGGGCTGGTTTGTCGGCCGGCGCAACGTGTTGGGCGACAATGCAGCCCAGGTCCTGAGCCGGCTTTCCTTCTTTGTGGCGAGCCCGGCCCTGCTGCTCGAGACACTGTCCCAGGCGGATCTCAAGCAGGTCTTCTCCGAACCGCTGCTCGTGGCCGCAGCCAGCGCAGTGTTCACCGGCATGCTCTTCCTGCTCATATCCAGGTTTTGGCTCAAACGATCCCTCAGCGAGGCCCTCGTCTCGGCGATGTCCTCCTCCATTGTCAACGCGGCCAACCTGGGCATCCCGATCGCGGCCTACGTGTTGGGCGATGCGGCACTCATCGCGCCGGTGCTGATCTTCCAGCTCGCGTTCTACACGCCGTGCTATCTGCTGGTGCTGGACGCCACCACCAGCGGACACCGGGCAACGCCGGGTCGGGTCTTCCTGCAGATCTTCCGCAATCCGATGATCCTCGGCACGCTTGTCGGGTTGTTGCTGGCCGCCACGGGCTGGAAGCTGCCTTCCCTGGTGGCCGAGCCCGTGCAGCTGATAGGCGGCGCCGCCATACCTGCCATCCTCATCGCGTTTGGCATGTCCCTGGGCAGCAGCAGGCCATTGGCGGCCGCCGACGGCCGGCGCACGGACACACTTCTGTCCACCGGCTTCAAGCTGGTGCTGCACCCGGCGGTGGCATTCGCGCTGGGACACTGGGTGCTGGGCATGTCCGGGGCCGCCCTTTTTGCCGTGGTGGTGGCTGCGGCCCTGCCCTCGGCCCAAAACGTGTACGTGGTCGCGCAGCGGTACCTCGTGGGACTGACCATCGCCAAGGACACCGTCCTGGCAACGACCGTCCTGGCGATACCGGCGATGTTTGCCGTGGCCGTGCTTTTGGGCTGACAGGAGGCCCCCGCACTTTGAAGCTGCGCACCGTCAGCCCCTAACGCTGCGCCGCTTGCCAAGTGGCGCAGCGTTGGCCTCCAACGATGCGCCACTTCACGGCCTTGGCGCCGCAGACATCCCCGCATGGATGCCAGACGCCGAATGTGACGCAGGGTACGCTTTTGCCATGGCTACCAAATCCGCGGCAGAGACCGTCGCGACCTTTCAGGCAGGCTACACGTTCAGTGGTTCGTCCATCGCGCTGGGTGCGGCGCTCGTGGACGGGCAGGTCCACCCCGAAGCCCAGGTCAGCCTGCCACTGGCCATGCTGAACCGGCACGGCCTGGTGGCTGGCGCCACGGGCACGGGCAAGACGGTCACGTTGCACATGATGGCAGAGCAGCTTTCCACGGCCGGCGTCCCCGTGTTCATGGCGGACATCAAGGGTGACCTGACCGGCCTAGCCACCGCGGCCCCAGGCAGCGACAAGCTGACGGCGCGCACGCAGGCCATCGGCCAGCAGTGGGAGTCGAAGGCGTTTCCGGTGGAGTTCCTGGCCCTGGGCGGTGCCGGCAACGGCGTGCCGGTCCGGGCCACCGTCACCAGCTTCGGCCCCATTCTGCTTTCCCGCGTCCTGGGCCTGAACGAAACGCAGGAATCCAGCCTCCAGCTCGTCTTCCACTACGCGGATACCAAAGGCCTGGAGCTCTACGACCTGAAGGACCTGCGCGCCGTCATCCAGTTCCTCACCTCCGACGAGGGCAAGGCGGACCTGGCGGAGCTGGGAGGGCTGTCCAAGGCGACGGCCGGCGTCATCCTGCGCAACCTCATCACCCTGGACGCCCAGGGCATGGGCGGGTTCTTCGGCATGCCGGAATTCGATACCGCCGAACTGCTGCGCACAGCCCCGGACGGCCGCGGCGTCATCACCTGCCTGGAACTGCCCAGCGTGCAGGACAAGCCGCTGCTGTTCTCCACTTTCCTCATGTGGCTGCTCGCCGACCTGTTCCGCGACCTCCCCGAGGTGGGCGACGCCGACAAGCCCAAGCTGGTGTTCTTCTTCGACGAGGCCCACCTTCTGTTCACCGGTGCCAGCAAGGCCTTCCTGAACGCCATCACCCAAACCGTGCGCTTGATCCGCTCTAAGGGCGTGGGCATTTTCTTCGTTACCCAGACCCCCAAGGACGTCCCCGGCGACGTCCTTGCCCAGCTGGCCAACCGTATCCAGCACGCCCTGCGCGCCTTCACCCCGGACGACGCCAAGGCTCTCAAAGCCACGGTTTCCACGTTCCCTGTCAGCAGCTACGACCTCGAGGAAGTCCTCACCTCCGCCGGCATTGGCGAGGCCGTGGTCACGGTCATGAATGAAAACGGCGCCCCGACCCCGGTGGCCCTGACCCGCATGCGCGCGCCCGGCTCCGTCATGGGTCCCAGCCCGGACGGCACCGTCAAGGCCGTCGTCGGCGCCTCCGCCCTGCTGCCCACCTATGGAACTGCCGTGGACCCCGTCTCCGCGTATGAGAAATTGGAATCCCGGGCTGCGTCCCCCGCGACGGGCCCCGCCGTGGGCGCCCCTCTCCCGCCACCGCCCCCCGCCACGCTTTCTGCGCCCAGGAACGACGGCGGCGGCATGGGTGCCGAGGTCCTGGACGCCTTGGGCGGCGCCCTCGGAGGCGGCGTGAAAAGCATGATCCGATCGATGGGATCGCAACTGGGCCGCAACCTCATGCGCGACATGTTCGGCACTGCACCGCGCCGGAGACGGCGGTAACAAGGGCGAAGTCCGCAGGGTCCGGTGTCACATGCCCACAACCGCGCTGCGGCCGATTCCAATGCCCGGAGTCCTAGACGGTACAGTGGACGGCGTGAAGAACGGGGCCAAACTCATCAAGATCGCCGCCGCGTGGCTGCTGATACTGATGCTCGCCATGGCCGCGGCCATTGTCACCATCACCGCGGTGAACAACAATTCCTTTGGACCTGCGCGGACGGTTGAAAATTACTTGGACGCCCTCCGTGCCGGCGACGGCGCTAAGGCGTTGGGACTGCTGCACGGCAGGGTCCCGTCAGCCAACGCAGCCGTTCTGGACGGAGCCGGACTGGCCAAGTCGCAGGAGGACTTGAAGGACGTCACCATTGGCGAGCCCGTTGACGCCGGCAACCACCAGCAACAGGTCACCGTCAGCTACACCATCGACGGCAAGTCGCTGTCGACCCCCTTCAAGCTGGTCCCCGGTCCGAAGCGCTGGCTGTTCTTTGACAGCTGGAGCATCGCGCCCACCACGCTGCCGATCATCGACGTGTCCGTGGTCAACGCCAACCAGGCCTCGGTCAACGGCGTGGACGTGAACATGCCGAACGGAAAGAACGCTTTTGCCGTGTTTTACCCGGGCAGCTACGAGGCCGAATACAAGTCACCGTTGTTCGCCGCCCCCGCCGTCAAACGCAGCGTGACGGGCCCGGTGGACGCCGTTCCCGCCGTCGCACTTGCCACCGGACCCACCAGCGACCTACTGTCCCAGGTGGGCTCCACTGTCCACAAGTACCTCGACGCGTGTG
This genomic stretch from Arthrobacter dokdonellae harbors:
- a CDS encoding NAD-dependent epimerase/dehydratase family protein; its protein translation is MSVLPRKTVAVTGAHGKAGRAAVADFLAHGYNVLACDIAGPVGRNSDLGAPTMRADLTDYGQALQALTGADAVVHLANIPEPGMFPPAETLNRNTAMNHNVFLAAQALGLARVVWASSETTLGLPFADDGGTLRYAPVDEAHFPHPSSTYALSKVLSEAAAAQFAAWSGIPFVGLRLTNIFTEDDYARVPGFWADPMSRAWNLWGYVDARDVGAACRNAVEADSSGSENLIIAAADTVMDRPSAELLDEFFPELERRREVQGHETLLSIDAARRVIGYAPAHSWRDSR
- a CDS encoding AEC family transporter, whose translation is MLAVVEGFSVVWLIILVGWFVGRRNVLGDNAAQVLSRLSFFVASPALLLETLSQADLKQVFSEPLLVAAASAVFTGMLFLLISRFWLKRSLSEALVSAMSSSIVNAANLGIPIAAYVLGDAALIAPVLIFQLAFYTPCYLLVLDATTSGHRATPGRVFLQIFRNPMILGTLVGLLLAATGWKLPSLVAEPVQLIGGAAIPAILIAFGMSLGSSRPLAAADGRRTDTLLSTGFKLVLHPAVAFALGHWVLGMSGAALFAVVVAAALPSAQNVYVVAQRYLVGLTIAKDTVLATTVLAIPAMFAVAVLLG
- a CDS encoding helicase HerA-like domain-containing protein codes for the protein MATKSAAETVATFQAGYTFSGSSIALGAALVDGQVHPEAQVSLPLAMLNRHGLVAGATGTGKTVTLHMMAEQLSTAGVPVFMADIKGDLTGLATAAPGSDKLTARTQAIGQQWESKAFPVEFLALGGAGNGVPVRATVTSFGPILLSRVLGLNETQESSLQLVFHYADTKGLELYDLKDLRAVIQFLTSDEGKADLAELGGLSKATAGVILRNLITLDAQGMGGFFGMPEFDTAELLRTAPDGRGVITCLELPSVQDKPLLFSTFLMWLLADLFRDLPEVGDADKPKLVFFFDEAHLLFTGASKAFLNAITQTVRLIRSKGVGIFFVTQTPKDVPGDVLAQLANRIQHALRAFTPDDAKALKATVSTFPVSSYDLEEVLTSAGIGEAVVTVMNENGAPTPVALTRMRAPGSVMGPSPDGTVKAVVGASALLPTYGTAVDPVSAYEKLESRAASPATGPAVGAPLPPPPPATLSAPRNDGGGMGAEVLDALGGALGGGVKSMIRSMGSQLGRNLMRDMFGTAPRRRRR
- a CDS encoding zinc ribbon domain-containing protein, producing the protein MDGVKNGAKLIKIAAAWLLILMLAMAAAIVTITAVNNNSFGPARTVENYLDALRAGDGAKALGLLHGRVPSANAAVLDGAGLAKSQEDLKDVTIGEPVDAGNHQQQVTVSYTIDGKSLSTPFKLVPGPKRWLFFDSWSIAPTTLPIIDVSVVNANQASVNGVDVNMPNGKNAFAVFYPGSYEAEYKSPLFAAPAVKRSVTGPVDAVPAVALATGPTSDLLSQVGSTVHKYLDACAKQAVLMPANCPMSAATENRVLSAVKWSIVDYPTVSITPYGGKWIMAPLTVKARVQYKEQDLFTGTVAPFQHVEDFGFTAKLAIEGNSVGVTPVVSY